Proteins found in one Pseudomonas sp. P8_241 genomic segment:
- a CDS encoding WecB/TagA/CpsF family glycosyltransferase — translation MIRLELMGQYSPALLESNKAFSFINFASIGSFIQQPPDALAYFCDGMLMSSFMSKVTGRNIDRVSFDFTSIADPVFSDAEKQGKRVYIVGATQNELEMFIRKLRVRYPRLAIAGYHNGYFDATQAAAIKADICLGRSNILIVGMGAGLQENFVLGALDSGFTGVAFTCGGFIRQEAMANGFYYPEMINRLHLRAFYRMYREPHTIKRYLLDYPSNFIQLAAMILRHKVAINITAP, via the coding sequence ATGATCCGGCTCGAGTTGATGGGCCAGTACTCGCCAGCCTTGCTGGAATCCAACAAGGCGTTCTCATTCATCAACTTCGCCTCGATCGGCAGCTTCATCCAGCAACCGCCCGATGCGCTCGCCTATTTTTGCGACGGCATGCTGATGTCGAGCTTCATGTCGAAAGTGACCGGGAGAAACATCGACCGGGTCAGTTTCGACTTCACGTCCATCGCCGACCCGGTGTTCAGCGATGCCGAAAAACAAGGCAAGCGGGTGTACATCGTCGGGGCCACGCAAAACGAACTGGAAATGTTCATCCGCAAATTGCGGGTGCGTTATCCACGACTGGCGATTGCCGGTTATCACAACGGTTATTTCGATGCCACGCAGGCGGCGGCGATCAAGGCGGACATTTGCCTCGGCCGATCCAACATCCTGATCGTGGGCATGGGCGCCGGGTTGCAAGAGAACTTCGTCCTCGGCGCACTGGATTCAGGCTTCACCGGAGTGGCCTTTACCTGTGGCGGTTTCATCCGCCAGGAAGCCATGGCCAACGGCTTTTACTACCCCGAAATGATCAATCGCCTGCACCTGCGGGCGTTCTATCGCATGTATCGCGAGCCACACACCATCAAGCGTTACCTGCTCGACTACCCGAGCAATTTCATACAGCTGGCGGCAATGATTCTTCGCCACAAAGTCGCGATCAACATTACTGCGCCCTGA
- a CDS encoding UDP-glucose dehydrogenase family protein yields MNVSVFGIGYVGLVQGAALAEVGHNVLCVDVDANKVLALKEGILPIYEPGLENLVRDNHKSGRLQFSTDLVSAVHHGDVQLIAVGTPPDEDGSADLQYVLSVARTIGQHMQRHQTIVDKSTVPVGTGDLVRECIAQALSESDRSELTFDVVSNPEFLKEGCAVEDCMRPDRIIIGTNSQRAEDVMRELYEPFNRNREKIIVMDVRSAELTKYAANCMLATKISFMNEMANLAEKVGADIEMVRHGIGSDPRIGYQFIYPGVGYGGSCFPKDVQALIHTANSLDFDARVLKAVESRNNEQKTTLFKKIFDHFNGSLQGKTFALWGLSFKPNTDDMREAPSRVLMEALWRAGASIQAFDPKAMEEAQRLYGARDDLALAGTKEAALKNADALVIVTEWQAFRAPDFELLARQLKQPLIFDGRNLFDPQRLGKRGFTYVSVGRQPQQAMAQGVAP; encoded by the coding sequence ATGAATGTGAGTGTATTTGGTATCGGTTATGTGGGACTTGTACAAGGCGCAGCGCTGGCCGAGGTGGGTCACAACGTCCTCTGCGTCGACGTCGACGCCAACAAGGTCCTGGCGTTAAAGGAAGGCATTCTGCCCATTTATGAGCCGGGTCTGGAGAATCTGGTTCGAGACAATCATAAAAGCGGGCGTTTGCAGTTCAGTACTGACCTGGTCAGTGCCGTGCATCACGGCGATGTGCAGTTGATAGCCGTGGGTACACCGCCCGACGAAGATGGCTCGGCCGATCTGCAATACGTATTGAGCGTGGCGCGAACCATCGGCCAGCACATGCAGCGCCATCAAACCATCGTCGATAAATCCACTGTCCCGGTGGGCACTGGCGACCTGGTGCGCGAGTGCATCGCTCAGGCGCTGAGCGAGAGCGATCGCAGCGAGCTGACTTTCGATGTGGTTTCCAACCCGGAGTTTCTCAAGGAAGGCTGCGCGGTCGAGGACTGCATGCGCCCCGACCGCATCATCATCGGCACCAACAGCCAGCGCGCCGAAGACGTGATGCGCGAACTGTACGAGCCATTCAATCGCAATCGCGAAAAAATCATCGTCATGGACGTTCGCAGCGCCGAGCTGACCAAGTACGCCGCCAACTGCATGCTGGCGACCAAGATCAGCTTCATGAACGAAATGGCCAACCTTGCCGAAAAAGTCGGCGCCGATATCGAGATGGTTCGCCACGGCATCGGGTCGGACCCGCGCATCGGGTATCAATTCATCTACCCCGGTGTCGGTTACGGCGGCTCATGCTTTCCCAAGGACGTGCAGGCGTTGATTCATACCGCCAACAGCCTGGACTTCGATGCGCGAGTGCTCAAGGCCGTCGAGTCGCGCAACAACGAGCAGAAAACCACGCTGTTCAAGAAGATTTTCGATCACTTCAACGGCTCGCTCCAGGGCAAGACCTTCGCCCTGTGGGGCTTGAGCTTCAAACCCAACACCGACGACATGCGCGAGGCCCCCAGCCGCGTATTGATGGAAGCGCTATGGCGCGCCGGGGCGAGTATCCAGGCGTTCGACCCCAAAGCCATGGAGGAAGCCCAGCGTCTGTATGGTGCTCGCGATGACCTGGCACTGGCCGGTACCAAGGAAGCGGCGCTGAAAAACGCCGACGCGCTGGTCATTGTCACTGAATGGCAGGCCTTCCGTGCGCCGGACTTCGAACTGCTTGCGCGGCAACTCAAGCAACCGCTGATTTTTGACGGGCGCAACCTGTTCGATCCGCAGCGTTTGGGCAAGCGCGGCTTCACCTACGTGTCCGTGGGCCGCCAACCCCAACAAGCCATGGCGCAAGGAGTCGCGCCATGA